A window from Pseudomonas moraviensis encodes these proteins:
- a CDS encoding PD-(D/E)XK nuclease family protein, producing the protein MDDFLQTVALLRARYQRPAGFNLFSVLRSSSDEVRLHSRFLAFLLDPKATHNQGTALLNLLLKRVGIQNFDSENAIVEAEYRSIDILVRNQSKQAVIIENKIYAGDQDEQLWRYHQRMQVEGYREIWTTYLTLDGAGPSEQSSKSLPVILLSYETEIIAWLKDCIPLVAREPGVRESVFQYIELLQKLTSSDQGEVYMSKLKEQILQGENLFVIADINHAFKSVLADLQFDIWERMAACQASQYPYLGKPEVTATKETVSAYYKKIKNSKFIGLYFPFNFMQGGVYIELNHRLYCGYYCDGEQFPEDRERLFALSKEIAPSARNSGYLFWKYPEVNVNFHAPSNEDLVLLRDPETRESIAVSLIDSAHELWQRAHQQFA; encoded by the coding sequence ATGGACGATTTTTTGCAAACCGTGGCTCTACTGCGTGCGAGGTATCAGCGCCCGGCAGGCTTCAACCTCTTCTCCGTACTCCGCAGCTCAAGTGATGAGGTTCGGCTTCACTCACGCTTCCTCGCCTTCCTACTCGACCCTAAAGCTACCCATAACCAGGGAACAGCGCTGCTAAATCTGCTGTTGAAGCGAGTGGGTATCCAGAACTTCGATTCGGAGAATGCGATTGTCGAAGCCGAGTATCGGAGCATAGACATCCTGGTTCGCAACCAATCTAAGCAGGCAGTGATCATCGAAAACAAGATCTACGCCGGCGACCAAGACGAGCAGCTCTGGCGTTACCACCAGCGAATGCAGGTGGAAGGCTACCGCGAGATTTGGACCACATACCTCACCTTGGATGGTGCCGGGCCCAGCGAACAAAGTAGCAAGTCCCTGCCTGTAATTCTTCTCAGCTACGAAACCGAGATCATCGCTTGGCTGAAGGACTGTATCCCACTGGTTGCCCGCGAGCCCGGCGTGCGGGAAAGCGTTTTCCAGTACATCGAACTACTCCAAAAGTTGACATCCAGTGATCAGGGCGAGGTCTACATGAGCAAGCTGAAAGAACAGATCCTGCAGGGCGAGAACCTTTTCGTAATTGCCGACATCAACCATGCATTCAAGTCCGTACTGGCCGACCTGCAGTTCGATATTTGGGAGCGCATGGCGGCTTGCCAAGCAAGCCAGTATCCGTACCTCGGCAAGCCAGAAGTTACGGCCACGAAGGAAACAGTTTCCGCTTATTACAAGAAGATCAAAAACAGTAAATTCATCGGTCTCTACTTCCCCTTCAATTTTATGCAGGGCGGCGTGTACATCGAGCTCAACCACCGTCTCTACTGTGGTTACTACTGTGACGGTGAGCAGTTCCCGGAAGACCGGGAGCGACTATTTGCGCTAAGTAAAGAGATCGCGCCCAGCGCTCGCAATTCGGGCTACCTGTTCTGGAAGTACCCTGAGGTCAATGTGAATTTCCATGCTCCTTCAAATGAGGATCTGGTGCTCCTCCGAGATCCGGAGACGAGAGAGTCGATTGCAGTCAGCCTGATCGATAGTGCGCACGAACTGTGGCAGCGTGCTCACCAGCAGTTCGCCTAA
- a CDS encoding HNH endonuclease, whose translation MRIWLRFDRSTKAFEYRMQNISAVRNELDLAWIPGLKPAVNVGTDMKARMIRLIQGETPEEDTGANKLEDSRTWEKALTTVTQLGGTASRKQVEDWILTRDPGYNTKSLADLYMMAVNSPARTGYSQNEKPRRTDQGNRYDRLFKVGKGIFETYDSAQHGIWEIYPDTSSGSRFGVSIRRVSNPVEEALAVAEDTAEQAAIFDPTDVVDARKRVSADIIRRRGQPAFRKALMDAYGDACAITGCNLPAVLEAAHIHPYKVGHTNVVSNGLLLRADIHTLFDLGLIAIESEAMVVQVSPKLEGTDYGKLDGSPLRQPKQNSHRVSPEALDWHSSQCGWCD comes from the coding sequence ATGAGGATCTGGCTGCGGTTTGATCGCTCTACAAAAGCATTCGAATATCGAATGCAGAACATATCTGCAGTGCGCAATGAGCTGGATTTGGCGTGGATACCAGGCCTAAAGCCTGCTGTTAATGTTGGGACGGACATGAAGGCCAGAATGATCCGACTCATTCAAGGGGAGACTCCTGAAGAAGACACAGGAGCAAACAAACTTGAAGACAGTCGCACGTGGGAGAAAGCTCTTACCACTGTAACTCAACTTGGAGGCACCGCCAGTCGAAAGCAGGTCGAAGATTGGATCCTCACCCGTGATCCGGGGTACAACACCAAAAGCCTGGCAGACCTCTACATGATGGCTGTTAACTCCCCTGCCCGCACTGGCTACTCACAAAATGAAAAGCCTCGAAGGACTGACCAGGGCAACCGCTACGACAGGCTGTTCAAGGTCGGCAAGGGCATCTTTGAGACTTACGATTCGGCTCAGCATGGCATTTGGGAAATTTACCCCGACACATCATCGGGGAGCCGATTTGGCGTCTCTATTCGACGGGTTTCGAATCCTGTCGAAGAAGCACTAGCAGTCGCCGAGGATACTGCTGAACAAGCAGCCATCTTTGACCCCACAGACGTAGTCGATGCCAGAAAGCGCGTATCCGCCGACATCATCCGTCGCAGAGGGCAACCCGCTTTCCGCAAAGCTCTAATGGACGCCTATGGCGACGCCTGTGCCATCACGGGCTGCAACTTGCCCGCCGTGCTCGAGGCCGCGCACATCCACCCCTACAAAGTAGGCCACACAAACGTTGTATCCAATGGGCTGCTTTTACGAGCGGACATCCATACCTTGTTCGATCTAGGACTGATCGCCATCGAATCCGAGGCGATGGTCGTACAGGTGTCACCAAAACTGGAAGGTACCGATTATGGAAAGTTGGATGGTTCCCCGCTTCGTCAGCCAAAACAAAATTCACACCGAGTAAGCCCAGAAGCGTTGGATTGGCACTCGAGTCAGTGTGGATGGTGCGACTAA